DNA from Malus sylvestris chromosome 11, drMalSylv7.2, whole genome shotgun sequence:
ggGAATAAAGTGATGACGAGACGTTTGGGAATTGAGATTACGAGTTGCTGGGAGTGTGGGTGGAAGTGAACGATCTGATCTTGTTTTCCTTTTGTCCTTATTTGACATTTTACGTGAGGATAAAttggtaattaatttttttaataaagagtGGGTGTAGAAATAAGACAACGGAATGGTAATAGTAGCACTCAAATAATTCATTGTTAGGTTAAAAAATTTGGCAGAATTATCCCTATCTGTTTGGTCAAAGACTCTGAAAAGggagtttccaaaaaaaaaacaaaaggaccGTGAAAAGGGTATTAATTATTTCCTTAAGTTAGGTTTTACATGTGTGGTTGTGAAGGGGGAAGTTGAGCTTTTAGTCATCTGCCCATGTAACAGAGTCAAGTCCTCCATCAATTAATGACCCACAATTTCATTAGCTgggtttttattattattttttatgagaGGCAAGTCATCTGTTCATGTTAGACCATCTTTAAAAGAAATGTCAAAAATATTACATAGACATATAATAGTAACAAATGACATACTATTTTCTTCAACCAAGATGTCAAAGTTGACATGGATAAAGAAATGTCAAATTTGAAGCCACCTTCGAATAGGATTTTGCTATTTCCAAAGGCATTCCACTTACCTTACCTTAAATGCTAACACATTTAagtgttattttattatttttagacCAATAACAACAtaacttttatatttttgtttaaaataaacataaatgaaGCAATAAATTTTGGCATATCAAGTGGAAAGGAAATATCGACGGTATATCAAATTGCCAAGTCAGTcatcaaattgaaatttgatgtcTCCCTTGAAGATGCTCTAACAGTAAGGCAAGTCATCTGCCCATGTGTCACCAATGATGacttaaaatattttgaaattgaatAATGGTAGGGAggcaattatatttttataaatcatACGATGTAATTGttaattattgaattattatttaagtattaaattaacatatttatattttttttaatgacacaaATATAGTCTAAAAAATTAGTCTATCTATTATTACTCTTTTGAATTTGACAAAAGTGTGAAAAGTGTAAGTTTAATTGattcctagcattactcttctaAATATTACATGTAGGAGTTTGAATACATGTAGGGGAATTCAAACTCGAGGCCTTCGAATTTGAGTTCTAACATCGACAAGATATGCTAATTTTTCATTTAAAGTTGTGTTTGGTATCCGGCAATGGATTCAtggaaaatcatttttttttcttttttttctttgcttttattttttcttccgaCATTTCCATGAACTCACCGAACATGAATGTTGTGATTATTTAGTGATGAGCAAGGATCGATTCTACAAAagacataattaattaaagtaaaaGTAACAACCAAGCTTAAGAATGCATGCTAAGCTATATATGAatctattttataaaataaagcaaACAATAGAAACTAAACAAAACCAAACagtaaaaaaaaggaagaacaaaACAATGGATGAGGGATTGTGATGAATTATGGTTACACTCTATGAATAGTGAGCTTAAGGTTTCGAAATTCACTCTCAGTCTTCCGCTTCTTAAATTAATGCACCTCTTAGGCAAGTTAAgactttattcttgaagttaaCTTACATAAAGATTTTGGTCCAATTCAATATGCAATCTTATTTAATTTCCCCCATAATCATAACAAAAATACTTGATTCTTGTACGCAACTAGCATTGCCCCATTTCTTTCTACAACCGCGTAGCTTGTCTTTTGTTCTTGATTTTTCGGAGGTCTTTTGATATAGGTCCAGTCAACTTTACgaaatgcataaaaaaaaaaaatttactcaAAATGGTATTTGAGATTGTCATAACTTTTCACTTAGTCCATGAGATTTAAGATCGATTGAAGTGGTTCCTGAGTTTGTTCattgtcaatcattttggttattccgtgaaaaatctccagtAAAAGTCCAAAATAACAAGAACACCCTCAAATTTGTCAAATAATTTTTGCCCATTGTCctttaaattgagggtatttttatccTTCAATAACTGAATTTTTTTAcgaaatgatcaaaatgattgacgtTAAACATACTCAAGAACCACGAcactaaatatataaaaaagaatGGAAACGGTTTAAAAACTTGATGaattatatatgtatttgttTTATTCTTTCTACAGTCAACCGGAAGAATCTTGTCAATAGATATCCCTTAACCATATTCGGGTCAGGTGGCCTTTTTATCTTATCCTTTTGTTCTTCCCCTACAGCCATGTTTCCTTATTGCCGTCCTCTCTGTAAGGTTTTGGCATCATCTCTTCTTCTCGGTCCTCCTGCTTCATGGCCCTCTGCATTCGTTGACGTGGTCGTAGAAGAGGTATTTAACGGTGCAAATTTGATTTAGCACAAATTTTAGTTTAGGGTTCCGGTTTTTGCCTTTAATGCCCTTTTGGAAGCAAAACGACAAGACAAATCAAACACACAAGCTTCACTGTGACCTGAGATGGATTTCAGGAGTTTGAAAACGTTTGGATGGTCAAAACTGCGATTGACTTATTTTTACggttgttttgtaattttcattatttcccgttttgttttcctttgtcGTGTTAGGGTTTTGTAAAATTATATAAACTACTTTTAGGATTTGTATTGAGCATTTGTCTTTCCTATCTAAGGGTAACCGTTCGTGACCCCTAACCCATAACTTTCTTTGACCGTGTCATTCTCTCAACAGCAACATCAGTCCTTCTAAGCCCAACACAGCAGTTGGTCTTTGAGGCTCTCTATGGTGTTAGTCCTAAGACCACACAAGCCTGCTGCCCGCATTGGTTTCATGGGCCCAACTCGCCTCATACCTTCGTTGACGCCCAATTTTCTCACCCGCTTGATCCAAACTAATATTTTGATACCTGCCGTCTACTGTCTCTGATATCCCTCACGCCTTCGCTGCTATTTCATCATCCACTTGGACCAAAGACTCAGTCATCCTTAGTCGCCAACCATGTCTGGTTTATGTTCTAATTTAGGTTTTGAGGTCAATTTTGGCAACCCGCCATTTAGCCAATACGTCTACCATCCAGCCCGCCCCTAACGTGGTCCTGCCTGGTGTTTATGAGTCGCCACACAGGGCCCAGCTGCTGCCAGACCCAAATTCCCAACTCACCGAATCCCAGACTGCATCTGCTCCTTTTTATGCTTCAGTGAATCCCTAGGCCCATCTATCCCAGCTGACCATATCCGCAATCAGCCCAGCCCAGCCCCGCAGCTAGTTCCACCCTGCCTTTCACCTTTGACATGCGCCCCAGCGCCACACTCCAGCATCACCAGCAGCCTCTGCCACTTGTCACTGCCTCGCCCTCACTTCAACGGAAGAGGATCTTCTCCTGAGCTCAGGATGGGGATCTTCCTGACCAGGCCATATGCACCAttcaaatttaatctaacggttgcaattattataacttttagagggtccTCCTGTTTagagccgttggattaaatttaaaTAGTCCGGATGACGTGGTCAGAAGGATCTTTTTCCCACTTCAACGAATGAGAATCTTATCTGGATTCTCTTTATGAGAATTTTGGAGATCCTCTATtcatattcgttcatcgtatatagtgtgatcagaaatcattgtaatttttttttatttaaaattaaatattaacaaTACCTGACGAAAACGGGCCGtacgatatatgatgaaatgatgtgattggaggattatcagatcctcacaaagaggatccagagaggatcctcattccacttcaaagagagatttttcaatatccTTAATAAGAGATTTTTTTATTGTGTTCGAAACATGAgtgatacatcacgtgtcattatataaaaATTTCCGCTACGACTTTTGCTCGACTATTTTTGTTCAAAGAATTTCAGTCAGCCAAAACATTAGGCGGTGAAAACTGTATTTTGCCCAACGAAAGGATTTCGTCTAGAAAGCGTGTCTTTTTTTAGTGATTATTACTCTAATTTTTCTCCATTTgcattctttttcttatttttgtactttttaATTGAGTAAATAAAATGACAATCAAAACATCTAATACCAAGAAAAGTAGCACAGACAAGAAAAATTGGAGTGCAAAAATTGCTAAAATTGAATTCgtgtataatttttttgaataatttttttttcttttctttcacttGTTTAATTTGCTGTGGATGCACTGTAATTTACCAAAATCCTAATTTTCCTGGTTCAGATTGACCTTCGTATCACGTAGTACGAGCCCCAATGTACTATCAGAGACTCATAGAAATACAATAGTCCAACAACCTATAAATACCCAAAGTCAAACATAGTTAAACAAATTTCTTATGTCGAGTCTAAAATTGATAAGTAGGTGATTATGTTTGAACCTTGAATAAATAAGaatttgtttagtgaaatttgaTTACTATGATAGGGTGACAATTTTACTAGTAAattgtttagtgaaatttgaTTATTATGATAGGGTGACAATTTTATCACTCTAATTTTTCTCAAATTTACATtctttctcctcttttttttttttttttttttttgtacttgtTATTTGagtaaataaaatgtaaaatgtcaATCAAATAATATAATACCAAGAAAAGTAGTACATATAAGAAATTAGGAGTGCAAAATTGCTAAAATTGAAATCgtgtataatttttttgaataatgaattttcatattttttttttcattcacttGTTTAATTTGCTCTAGTTGCACTGTAATTTACCAAAATCCTGATTTTCCTAGTTGAGACAATGCCGGCTTTGAGAGGGAGCAATACGAGCCATTGCACAAGGCCCTTTTGCTCCCCATAAATGTATTAATTGATATATAATTTCTTCAACAATGCTACTAAGTACTACGGTCtatttataagtgagagatcttaggttcaattcttgccaaaatctcaacaaaaaaaaaaaaaatcttcaacaataaataaatagaaaatagtgtaatagagaaaaaaatattgaattatttttctttcataattCCATAACTCAATATGAAGGgatgaatctcacattaataggaggagggaccttgcatgagATTATAAGTAAtaagttgaactactccccataTTGATATTGTCatgaggtattcatcaatttcccccctgaacttgtgactattggctaatttcccccctcaactttaattttggccaatttcccccttcaactctcataattagtcaatttcccccctcaactttaatttggccaatttccccccccaactctcataattagtcaatttgcaccatactcaactttaatttggccaatttccccccccaactctcataattagtcaatttgcaccatactgttaattttttagtttgatcataattaaacaagtgtgtgtaagaaactaaataagatgcatgttaatcattttcctatgtctttatcctattacaaatagattaaaatttaaaattttataatttatcatagatagtattattagtcataataaatcagtatggagtaattttatttgattttttactatacaaaattgataacgaaaaggattgatgtgtacatttttgtatgtgaatacaattttctttataaaagtgaAAGCTAAGTTCAAGAAAATTGCGGAGAATCGAATTTTAGTGCAAAAATGACTagtcaattcataattttcgactccttattaagaataaccaatttgattgaaataggtctgatccatgagtttatgattattatttcttcttctacatgctttaaacccgattcataacttgttcttataatcaacccatatcacatactaattgtattatgtttttgtacattttaccctatattatgcaggtgagtttatgttaattttagtactttgttggaagttattagaaagattgaaagaaaaaaaaatagatggaaaattaaaaaaaaattaacagtagggtgcaaattgactaattatgagagttgaggagggaaattggccaaattaaagttgatgggggaaattgactaattatgagagttgaagggggaaattggccaaaattaaagttgaggggggaaattggccaatggTCACAAGTTTAAGGGgggaattgatgaatacctcttaGATTCATATAAGACATTTAACATATATTATAATACGATTGTTCATTAATTTTATTGACATAGTAAATTTcggtgttttatgtttttactgCTATTATGAAATTTCCTTGACTGTTTCTTAATTGATTAGTTTATTGGCatgtgattttcacacattaTTTTTATCTTCTCAGCTATCTCTTTTTTTGttatcaaattaaataaatcaaatagaaATAACAAGCAAGATTTATCATAAGTGTCATGAGACCCTAAAATGTTGTGTTTATCATTTCCCTTGTGCaatgtctaaaacaaaaattagatttttttttaaagaaatattagCATTTTCTTAAAAGATTACTTTACAAGGCTCTATTTGAAATTTTCGCACACGACTCCAGACGGCAATGTTCAGATTTACCTTCGTACTATATAGTACCAGCCCCAATGTACTATCAAAGACTCATTAGAAATGGAAATACCCAAACAACCTACAAATACCAAAAGTAAATGCAGACGAGAGAGCCCTCACTCATTTCAACACCCCCATAGAAGcaaattttagagagagaaacacaAGAAATTTTTTGAGAGAGAAATGGATGGTATGGATCACGGCCATGGCATGGGTGGCATggcatcatcaccatcatcatccATGATGGACGGCACGATGATGCACTTGACCTTCTTTTGGGGCACAACGGAGGAATTACTCTTCCCCAAATGGCCAGGCACAAACACCGGCATGTATTACGTATCCCTACTCTTTGTGTTTGCCCTAGCTGTCCTCGTCGAGTGGCTCTCCTACTGCCGTCTGATCAGGGCAGGCGCAAGCGACGTCGTTTCTGGACTGATTCAGACTCTTTTGCATGCAATTAGGGTTGGGTTAGCTTATTTGGTGATGCTGGCCGTCATGTCGTTTAATGCCGGGGTGTTTCTTGTGGCGGTGGCTGGGCATGCTGTTGGGTTCTTGCTTTTTGGGAGTAGGGTTTTTAAGAAGAAATCGGATGTTGATGATAAGGGTTCTGATCTTCCTCCAATGTGTTGTTGATTATGTATAATACTTCTGGAATTAACTGGGgcattttgggttttgattctTGACTTGTATTtgctttttagttttttttttccagattaTGATATTAATATTGTTTGGTGAACTTGAAAATAAATGATTGTTAGGTTCCGATTTTTGGCAGATTTATCTCCATCTTTCTTGTCAAAGACTCTGAAAAGGGTACAATTATTTACTTAAGTTAGGTTTTATATGTGTTGTTGTGAAGGCCTTTATACGTAACTGCAAGTCAAGTTATTCATCAATTAATGACCCAATTTCATTAgctgggtttttatttttaattttttttctgagAAATAAGAATAATAACATTTCATTCTTCTATATTTTGAATTTGACCAAGGGTGAAAAGTGCAAGTTTAAAGTAAAATAATTGGGcctgattaaaaaaaaagggtaataaTTGGGTCATAACAGATATTTAACActaaattcatttaaattatgttatgacCCAATTACCAAACCAAAATCCCATCCAGCCCGCTCCTGACTTGGTCCTCCCTCGTGTTTATGAATCGCCACTCGGGCCCAGCTACCAAACCCAAATCCCCAGCTCTCTTGAGTCCCAGAGTGCATCCGCTCTCCTTTCTGCTTCAGTGAGCCCCGCAGGCCCTTCTACCTCTGTTGACCACGTGTGCACCCAGTCTGATCCAGGGGCTCATGCCCTGCTGTCCATTCCAACGTCTCTTGTCTCTGCATCTGTACATGACGCTTCCGTGGGCCTTCCCGCAGCAAAACCCGCCCCACCTTTCTCCTTTGACACGAGCGCCTTTACTCCGGCAAGCCTCTGCCACTTGTCACTGCCGCGCCTTCATTCCAACAACAGCAGCCCACTTCTCATGTTGCTCCTTCCCTCACGCAATGAACTCATCCCATGGTGACTCGCTTTCGTGACGGCATTTTCAACTCAAAATTCGCACTTGTGGCACGATTAGGCATCCTCTTTCTCATGCTCTTTTACCATCTATTGATTCTGGTGAATCTACTTGTTTCTCTTAGGATGTCAAGCATCCGGGATGGCGCCATGCCTTGCCACGCATGAGGAAATTAATGCCCTTGCTCCCAAATTAAACATGGTCCCTTGTTCTTCCTTGTCTTGGTCAGAATATTGTTGGGTGCAAATGGCTTTTCCGTATCAATCACAATCCGTATGGCTCTTTCGAACACTAAAAAGCTCTTGTGGCTAAAGGTTTTCATGAACGTTTTGACATTGGCTATCCGGAAATATTTAGCTCAGTTGTAAAACCGGCCACTATTCACACTGTGTTGAGCGAGTCTTGCTATTTCCCGTGCATAGCCACTTCGCCAATTAGACGTGAAAATGCATTCTTACATGGGTTTCTTCAGGAAGATGTTTATATATCTCAACGTACGAGGTTGTTGATCCTGCTCATCCACATTATGTAGGTCATCTTTAGGAATCCTTATATGGCCTCAAACAAACACCTCATGTGTGGTTCCACCgaataatttcatttttgtttcgACTTGGTAGAAAAACAAAGTCAAGCTAATTCTTCCCTGTTTATTTTTCGAAAGCCTCATTCTCCATTTATTTTTTACTCCATGTTGGTGATATTGGTATCATTGGCACTTCTGATGATATTCTCTCTCAGTTTACTACTCTTTTTGGCCAGCAATTTGACATCAAAGATTAATTTGGGTCCCCTCAGTTATTTCCTGGGCTTACATATTACACATGATTCTATTAGACTTCACATTTCAACTTAAGTATGGTCATGATCTTCTTCAAGAATTCGACATGCTCACGTGCAAACTTGCTTCTACGCCACTTGACGCCAAAATTTCTCTCACCAATTTTGGTGGGTCTGTCCTGGCTTCTCTTACACTGTAACACAAGTTGGTTGGCTCACTCGCCCTGATATTTCTTTTGCTGTCAGTATTGTTGCACAGTATACCAGCTCACCTTGCACTACTCAAATAATTGTCGCCAAACGGATTCTCCGTTATGTCGAATGTATAATGGATTAATGGATTTCAGCATCATATTGACCCCTCACTTACTTTTGCTACTTATCTGCTTACGCCGATGTTAATTGAGCCAGTTGTCCTAACACTCACCGTTCCATCATTGGCTATCTTATTTATCTTGGTTCTAATCTCATCTCTTGGTACTCCAAGAAGTAGCCAACTGTCTCGTTTTAGTGCAGAGGCGGAATACCGTGCCCTTGTTCATGCATGTGCCGAAACCACTTAGGTGTTTTCCTTCTGCATGAGCTTGGTGTTCGATTATCTTTCCATGTTCTCTTGCACTATGATAATCTTAGTGTCACTTACCTCACATCTAATTTGTTTCATCATGCTCGCACACACCATGTCGAACTTGACTATCACTTTGTCTGTGAAAAGGTGGCACTAGGTAGTCATCGAGCTTGTTATATTTCTTTCATTGATCAACCTATTGACTTTCTTTCCAAGGCTCTTCATAATCAACCCCGAGATGGTGTTATATGCTCCAAACTTGTTCGATTAGGCTCATCGTGTTTGCAGGATGGTGGTGTTAAATAAGAGAATTAATATGGAATCATCTCCATAATTATTCTTTGTATTAGTAGTGTACTTATCAACTGTAATTAGTGTAAGATTCCTTCCTAAATAGTGATTGACATAacaatatctatatatatatatatatatatttatttatttttttttttttataaatggctttttagctaaaatggtccatgagatttgcttAACACATCactaaaatcaatagaaatggtccttgagattgtccaccatccattattttggtccttcTGTTAAAAACTCAGTTAAGTGATCCCAGAACTCATACtggaaattgaaatttttggcaagaaatttgggcaattttcaatacttcgtaactcaatcgtttcttaaccaaatttgacccataatatatcaaaatgaagataggaaagtgttgaacaagattatatctatttggaagCTCAATGGCTGCCGCCGCTAGCCGAAAAATAGCCTAAAAGATGACTGGTCCCcgagaaaactggaaaactcgtctGAAACTGAGTAaaatttaaacgttcataacttcttcaatactcaacgaaatcgagtgattcaaaaacgacaATCATACGTCTcaacgagatgaagagaatggtaccctTTTTTTATGGCTAAATCGTCATGGTTTGGCAGAAAAAACTGCTCGAAAATGGCTAACTCGATGAGACCAAGACAGTCATTTTCGAACCGTTTTCCAGCCAATACATGACTAGTTAGctcttgagaaaaaaaaatgtcggCGAAAAGTAAAAGGCAGAGAATCCCTTGAAAAAAGGCGGAGGAATATGATTTTCGGTTTTGAATCattcgatttcgttgagtattgaagaatctatgaacgtttaaagtttacccaattttcggcaagttttccagttttcccgcggACCAGTCACGTTTCAGGatatttttcggccaaaccacagcATGCGAGCCATtgagaaaggtaccattctcttcatctcatcgagaagtatgattttcatttttgaatcactcgatttcgttgagtattgaagaagttatgaacgtttaaatttACCTAGTTTTACAGTTTTCTTGCGAACTAGTCACATTTCAGGCTATTTCCCGTTCAAACCATTGCGAGCTAGCCATcaagaaaggtaccattctctttgtctcatcgagaagtatgatttcatttttgaatcattcaatttcgttgagtattgaagaagttatgaacgtttaaagtttacccaatttctggccgagttttccaatttttcCAGTTACCGTTCAGGCTATTTTATGGTCATCTACGGCAATCATTGGGCTTTCAAATATGTATAATCTTGTTCAACACTTtccttatcttcattttgatatattatgggtcgaatttggttaagaaatgattaagttacgaagctttgaaaattgcccaaacttctggcCAAAAATCTCAGTTTTCGGTATGAACTCCAGGaccacttaacagagtttttaacggaatgaccaaaataatggatggtggacaatctccgggaccatttctattgattttcaatctagtgaccaaagtgatgtgttatgcaaatctcaatgaccattttggcAAAAAAGCTTATTATAAACTTTGTACAAAACAATACAATGAGTTATATTTCTACATATGGCAACTTAAGAGACCTtatcaaataataaattaagaGGAGTATGTGAGAAATTGCAAGTGGCTTGTTCGAATTCATGTGTGTTAAAATTTATCCCCGTAAAATAATGCAAGTattgtcatttttttatttccaacaaaaaaaacacaaaaaaaaaaaacaaaggagaaGTGATTAGTCAATAGGAAATTTTTTTGTTCAAGTCTGAGGTATCCCACACCATGATGGGTAAGACTAAATATCCAACAAGGCCCATAAGGCTAAAGACATTTCAGCCCACCCATGGCCACACTCAAATGACACAAGTTCTTCCAAAGCTTTTAATAAGAGAATCACCTGTATTTTTTTCCAGATTCGTAGCTCGAACCCAATTGGAAAGTACTTAATTTGTGAATTTGAGTTGTGGTGTCATTTTTTATTCGAGCTTGGATCATTGTGTTTTCTAATCCAAATCAAAACTATATTTGCAGAATTGGCGATGAATTGTAATTTTGAATTGTAATATATGTTAATTCAAGTTGACTAGTCTCTTTGTCCCAAGTTATAGTTGTATGTTCGCTATTCTTGAAATTTACGTTTAAGTTTTGTACTATCTTATGATATTTAAGAAACAAACATTTCTttcgacaaaaataaaaaaataaaaatcatttcAATATAAAAGTAATCAAATACGTCGAAACGACATAAACACAATGACATGGAAAAAATGTTGATGTTGCCTGTTACGTTGATGCATCACATCACAATCAAAAGACAATTCTCGAAAGACGACATGGCCGACGACTTTTGCCGTCTCTTTAGCAAATTAACCGAAAGTGGCCTACAAAATTGAACACGTGGCTACAGTTCCTACCCCCGATTTCCCCTACACCTTTCTTTCGCCAACTTTAccttgaaaatttagcatcccattttattatatttatctTTTGATCCTGAAACTTCATGCTATTTGCAAATCGACAATTATATCCAAATTTTAAAAGAGTACTAGCAGCACACACTTTATGTGTGTGAACAACTTTAGTTTCGTTTTTGTTATAAATTAAAgagtgtgattagtttttaaaattttaaaaagagtaTAGAATAACGATGATGATgagacaatttctcttaataagttcatatttttttaggaaaactaatgaaaatgacttgaaaattttgagttttaatgataaggacaaaataaagggtaaagtgaatagtaccaggtttgactttttagtgtaaaaatatggtttttcgttaaagtaaacagtaccgtaggcttttcgttaaaacttccttttttttttctttataattattGTTTTACCCTTCTTATGCAAATAttatgtataaaaaataaaagtaaaataagaaaaataaagatatgattgtcattttcttaAAAAGTATAAAATTAAAGCCTCTTCAACTATCCACCTACAATTTGACTAATGAGTTTCGCAAGCAGCTGACAGCCGACCACAACCACATGAATA
Protein-coding regions in this window:
- the LOC126589155 gene encoding copper transporter 1-like, which produces MDGMDHGHGMGGMASSPSSSMMDGTMMHLTFFWGTTEELLFPKWPGTNTGMYYVSLLFVFALAVLVEWLSYCRLIRAGASDVVSGLIQTLLHAIRVGLAYLVMLAVMSFNAGVFLVAVAGHAVGFLLFGSRVFKKKSDVDDKGSDLPPMCC